In Candidatus Nitronauta litoralis, one DNA window encodes the following:
- a CDS encoding response regulator transcription factor, whose translation MARSKNKIQVFIADDHFVVRQGLKHILHQNPDIEVVGEAENGNQVLDKLKDMTADVILMDIEMPDKSGWDVMLQLKATRPELKVLILSIFSEDHYGLRLIKAGASGYLTKSSAPDQLIRAIRKVASGGKFISPSLAEKLIEVMDHDMDKSPHERLSEREFQVFCLIATGRRMKKIAEELSVSITTVSTHRANILEKMELNNNAELIRYALNNGILPEDPSPRRST comes from the coding sequence ATGGCTCGATCCAAAAATAAGATACAGGTTTTCATAGCAGACGATCACTTTGTCGTGCGGCAGGGGCTGAAACATATTCTCCATCAGAATCCGGATATAGAAGTTGTGGGGGAGGCCGAGAATGGCAATCAGGTCCTGGATAAGCTTAAGGATATGACAGCGGATGTCATATTGATGGATATTGAAATGCCCGACAAAAGCGGGTGGGATGTCATGTTGCAGTTAAAAGCCACCCGCCCGGAATTGAAGGTTTTGATCCTCAGTATTTTTTCAGAAGACCACTATGGGCTGCGCCTGATCAAAGCAGGCGCCTCCGGATATTTAACAAAATCCAGCGCACCGGATCAATTGATTCGAGCCATCCGAAAAGTAGCCTCAGGAGGGAAGTTCATCAGTCCATCGCTTGCCGAAAAACTAATTGAGGTTATGGACCATGACATGGACAAATCACCTCACGAGCGCCTTTCCGAGCGAGAATTTCAGGTGTTTTGCCTGATTGCAACTGGAAGAAGAATGAAGAAAATCGCTGAAGAGCTTTCCGTTAGTATTACGACAGTCAGCACCCATCGGGCAAACATTCTGGAAAAGATGGAACTGAATAACAATGCAGAACTGATTCGCTACGCTTTAAATAATGGAATTTTACCGGAAGACCCATCACCTCGCAGGTCAACATAA
- the rsmD gene encoding 16S rRNA (guanine(966)-N(2))-methyltransferase RsmD — protein MRIISGKAKGTRLASLGKAELRPTLDRVRESVFNILSPRIQGSFWLDLFAGTGAVSLEAVSRGATLAMLVEPGKAALEIISKNLARCKFKDQSVQVFRLEALQALKKLEAGKVQFDFVYIDPPFNEKHYDPILSTVGEGSLLKTDSWILVEHFHKEELADCYGKLNRFDQRRMGDTTVSFYAFE, from the coding sequence ATGCGCATAATCTCTGGAAAAGCAAAAGGGACCCGCCTTGCCTCATTAGGAAAGGCTGAGCTTCGACCAACCCTTGACCGGGTACGTGAGTCGGTATTCAACATTTTGAGTCCGCGTATCCAGGGTTCGTTCTGGCTGGATCTTTTTGCTGGTACAGGAGCTGTTTCCCTGGAAGCTGTCAGTCGCGGTGCGACCCTTGCCATGTTGGTGGAGCCTGGCAAGGCGGCCCTTGAAATTATTTCTAAAAACCTGGCCCGCTGCAAATTTAAAGACCAATCGGTACAAGTATTCAGGCTGGAAGCCCTGCAGGCTCTTAAAAAGTTGGAGGCGGGAAAGGTCCAATTCGATTTTGTTTACATCGACCCACCCTTTAATGAAAAGCATTATGACCCGATTTTAAGTACGGTCGGTGAAGGTAGTCTGTTGAAAACCGATAGTTGGATCCTGGTAGAGCATTTCCATAAGGAAGAGCTTGCAGACTGTTATGGTAAACTTAACCGGTTTGATCAGAGGCGTATGGGTGATACAACCGTTTCATTTTATGCGTTCGAATAA
- the mnmA gene encoding tRNA 2-thiouridine(34) synthase MnmA gives MSSVETSKIVVAMSGGVDSSVAAAMLKNEGHEVIGISLQLWNYSFDTDQRFGTCCSLDDLADARRVADRINIPFYILNMEQQFKEKVVDYFVGEYLDGRTPIPCTACNKKLKFDELMNRAEEYGYDYIATGHYATIVQDDSGRYTVKRGQDRWKDQSYFLFDLSQEQLARIRFPLGDMEKGEVRQLAETLKLNVAGKKESHEICFIPDNNYAGFIEGYVEETVFQTGEIVNGNGKVLGEHRGYPAYTIGQRKGLNLGGLSEPHYVTGIDPGANKVVVGPKSELFRDEFTVDNVTWSLDFCEPFEAEVQIRYRHQAVPGWVTPLPRGRASVALEYPQPAITPGQSAVFYRDDCIAGGGWIE, from the coding sequence ATGTCCTCAGTAGAAACCAGCAAAATTGTAGTCGCAATGAGCGGCGGTGTCGACAGTTCAGTCGCCGCTGCAATGCTTAAAAACGAAGGGCATGAGGTCATCGGTATTTCGCTACAGCTTTGGAATTACAGTTTCGATACCGACCAGCGGTTTGGAACCTGTTGCTCACTCGATGATCTGGCGGATGCCCGCCGGGTTGCCGACCGTATCAACATTCCCTTTTATATCCTCAATATGGAGCAGCAGTTCAAGGAAAAGGTGGTGGATTACTTTGTCGGCGAATACCTGGATGGACGGACCCCAATCCCTTGTACGGCCTGCAACAAAAAACTGAAATTCGATGAACTGATGAATCGGGCTGAGGAGTATGGTTACGATTATATTGCAACCGGCCATTACGCCACTATCGTTCAGGATGATTCCGGCCGCTATACGGTCAAGCGCGGACAGGACCGATGGAAAGACCAGAGCTATTTTTTGTTCGACCTTTCGCAGGAACAACTGGCGCGCATCCGGTTTCCATTGGGTGATATGGAAAAGGGTGAAGTTCGCCAGTTGGCGGAAACCTTAAAGTTAAATGTGGCGGGAAAAAAAGAATCGCATGAAATCTGTTTTATTCCAGACAACAACTATGCCGGATTCATTGAAGGGTATGTTGAGGAGACGGTTTTCCAGACGGGCGAAATTGTAAACGGGAATGGAAAGGTGTTAGGAGAACACCGAGGTTACCCCGCCTACACAATAGGACAACGCAAGGGACTCAACCTGGGGGGTCTGAGTGAACCTCATTATGTAACCGGGATAGATCCGGGCGCAAACAAGGTGGTGGTTGGACCCAAAAGCGAATTGTTTCGTGATGAGTTCACTGTCGATAACGTCACCTGGAGTCTGGATTTCTGCGAGCCGTTTGAAGCGGAGGTACAAATCCGTTATCGGCACCAGGCGGTTCCCGGCTGGGTAACGCCACTGCCGCGGGGACGCGCCAGCGTTGCCCTGGAATACCCGCAACCCGCCATCACGCCGGGGCAGTCCGCAGTGTTTTACCGCGATGACTGCATTGCTGGTGGGGGCTGGATTGAATGA
- a CDS encoding PAS domain S-box protein translates to MTFVKSRYSVSCGIIAIVLAVAVLLGWYLKIPLLIQVLPTFVPMQYNTALGFLFCGAGLLMLNLNRRVPASIFGFLAFTVGDLTLLEYVFEWNLGIDELFMEHYITVKTAYPGRMAPNTALCFSLIGISLFLGGMLRKRPISIMSFVVLGGFVVVLSSVATLGYLMKVETAYGWGQLTRMALHTSVGFLIAGSGTVFLGWNNFAERFNSLRWVPLLWSTSLLFISMILFYANSIHEKKLIRNEMNSKIDALKINFVEKLDSRIRSLARMANRWKRNESFSHKGWEFDALAYLNDYSEYRAISWVDTDYKVRRIVPLGGNEGIVGLDNKKYKNRLDTFKKSQFLNLPLITPVMALKQKEKGFLMVFPLVGNERFGGFIVAAISLKAFLDQIFDPTFQKNFSFKINEMDDLIHISGEEGFYYEPFWRTSRSLEMAGLSWDVEFWPKKHFIDKTSSPVSIYLLLFGALTSFAVGAIWFLILKERLRVNELKNLTKDLEVTTAKNNLILESVGDGIFGLDKEGKTTFMNSVAGKMLGFKAEDLIGVPQHKMIHYKKPDGSPYPVTECNIYKVLKEGNTQLISDEYFWKKDGSGFPVEYITTPIMRNGNILGAVVTFRDITERKRKEEELNQFAYIVSHDLKAPLRGIHSLSEIILEDIKDNDTESVESNFQLLKDRIKRMEVMITGLLAYSRAGRNQNKIETVDVKNLIEEIVDLLEFPEGFQVFCRGDFPVLATDKIRMSQVFQNLIDNAKKHNTGQKDGKIDITCVEKEEYFEFSVSDNGPGIKEEYFNKIFMMFQTLEPWDKTRNTGLGLALIKKIVEHYGGNISVNSIMGEGSQFSFTWPKVTPYYD, encoded by the coding sequence ATGACCTTTGTCAAATCACGCTATTCCGTATCCTGTGGGATTATTGCTATTGTTTTAGCCGTTGCCGTTTTGCTCGGTTGGTATCTAAAAATTCCTCTCCTTATTCAAGTCCTTCCTACTTTTGTTCCAATGCAATACAACACGGCTCTTGGGTTTTTATTCTGCGGAGCCGGGTTATTGATGTTGAACCTGAACCGAAGGGTTCCTGCATCCATATTTGGATTTCTGGCTTTTACTGTGGGAGATCTTACCCTTTTGGAATATGTTTTTGAATGGAACCTGGGCATTGATGAGCTGTTTATGGAGCATTACATTACTGTCAAAACGGCGTATCCCGGCAGAATGGCTCCCAATACAGCGCTATGTTTTTCCCTGATAGGGATCAGCTTGTTTCTGGGAGGCATGCTTAGAAAACGACCTATTTCCATTATGTCTTTTGTCGTTCTTGGTGGATTTGTAGTTGTGCTAAGTTCAGTCGCTACCCTGGGCTATCTTATGAAAGTCGAAACGGCTTATGGCTGGGGTCAGCTCACCCGAATGGCCTTGCACACATCGGTTGGATTCCTGATAGCTGGTTCAGGGACTGTTTTCCTGGGCTGGAACAACTTTGCCGAGCGATTTAATTCGTTGAGATGGGTTCCCCTTTTATGGAGCACCAGTTTGTTATTTATTTCTATGATTTTGTTTTATGCGAATTCAATTCATGAGAAAAAATTAATTAGAAATGAAATGAACTCAAAAATAGATGCCTTGAAGATTAATTTTGTTGAAAAGCTGGATTCAAGAATTAGAAGCCTTGCTCGCATGGCCAATCGTTGGAAAAGGAATGAAAGTTTTTCGCATAAAGGATGGGAGTTCGATGCTCTTGCATATTTAAATGACTATTCGGAGTATCGAGCCATTTCATGGGTTGATACAGACTATAAAGTGAGGCGGATCGTTCCATTGGGAGGAAATGAGGGAATTGTCGGGCTGGATAATAAAAAATATAAAAATCGTTTAGATACTTTTAAAAAATCGCAATTTCTAAATCTACCTTTAATAACTCCGGTTATGGCGCTTAAACAAAAAGAAAAAGGGTTTTTAATGGTATTCCCCCTGGTCGGAAATGAAAGGTTTGGTGGTTTTATTGTTGCAGCGATTTCATTGAAAGCATTTCTGGATCAGATATTTGATCCGACGTTCCAAAAGAATTTCTCGTTCAAAATTAATGAAATGGACGACCTGATCCATATTAGTGGAGAGGAAGGTTTTTATTACGAACCCTTCTGGCGTACAAGCAGATCGCTTGAAATGGCTGGTCTTTCCTGGGATGTCGAGTTTTGGCCGAAAAAACATTTTATAGATAAAACATCATCTCCAGTGTCAATTTATCTATTGTTGTTTGGAGCCTTGACCTCCTTTGCAGTAGGGGCCATATGGTTTTTGATTCTTAAGGAGCGTCTTCGTGTAAATGAACTGAAAAACCTCACGAAGGATCTCGAGGTGACCACAGCAAAAAACAATCTGATTTTAGAGTCCGTAGGTGATGGGATATTTGGTTTGGATAAGGAAGGTAAAACTACTTTCATGAATTCAGTCGCAGGCAAAATGTTGGGATTCAAAGCTGAGGATTTGATTGGAGTTCCACAGCACAAAATGATTCATTACAAAAAGCCAGATGGCAGCCCATACCCGGTGACGGAATGCAATATTTATAAGGTTTTGAAAGAAGGAAACACTCAATTGATTTCGGATGAATATTTCTGGAAAAAGGATGGCTCTGGTTTTCCCGTAGAGTATATAACCACCCCCATTATGCGCAATGGAAACATTTTAGGTGCCGTTGTTACCTTCAGGGACATTACCGAGAGAAAACGTAAGGAAGAAGAACTTAATCAGTTTGCTTACATCGTTTCGCATGATTTAAAGGCGCCACTTCGTGGAATACACAGTTTGTCTGAAATAATTTTAGAAGACATTAAAGATAATGATACCGAAAGCGTCGAAAGCAACTTCCAATTATTAAAAGACCGTATCAAGAGAATGGAAGTGATGATAACCGGATTGCTGGCCTATTCCCGTGCCGGACGGAACCAAAACAAAATTGAAACGGTGGATGTGAAAAACCTGATCGAAGAAATTGTGGATTTACTTGAATTTCCTGAAGGGTTTCAGGTTTTTTGCCGAGGGGACTTCCCTGTGCTGGCAACGGATAAAATTCGAATGAGCCAGGTTTTTCAAAACCTGATTGATAACGCTAAAAAGCACAATACAGGCCAGAAAGATGGAAAAATTGACATTACCTGTGTTGAAAAAGAAGAATATTTCGAGTTTTCTGTTAGTGACAACGGGCCAGGGATAAAAGAAGAATATTTTAATAAAATATTTATGATGTTTCAAACCCTGGAGCCTTGGGATAAAACAAGGAATACCGGGCTGGGTTTGGCTCTTATAAAAAAGATTGTGGAGCATTATGGCGGAAATATCAGTGTCAACTCTATAATGGGAGAGGGAAGCCAGTTTTCTTTCACATGGCCCAAGGTGACTCCTTATTATGACTGA
- a CDS encoding response regulator, translated as MEGKPINVLLVEDDGIDVLNLKRALKKNNITNPLFVAGNGLEALDMLRGENGAKKIDLPRIILLDLNMPKMDGFEFLEQVRKDPELHTSIIYVMTTSSDQKDILKAHEFNIAGYIVKPLEFEVFRGIIKTLHESWGINEYP; from the coding sequence ATGGAAGGCAAGCCAATTAACGTTCTACTGGTTGAGGATGATGGGATTGATGTCCTCAATTTAAAGAGGGCTTTAAAAAAAAATAATATAACAAACCCTCTCTTTGTGGCTGGAAACGGGTTGGAGGCACTGGATATGTTAAGAGGGGAAAACGGGGCAAAAAAAATAGATTTGCCGCGCATTATTCTCCTTGATTTAAATATGCCAAAAATGGATGGTTTTGAATTTCTTGAGCAGGTTCGTAAAGACCCGGAACTGCACACCAGTATAATTTATGTAATGACGACTTCAAGTGACCAAAAAGATATTCTTAAAGCGCATGAATTTAATATTGCGGGCTATATTGTTAAGCCATTAGAGTTCGAGGTCTTTAGGGGAATTATTAAAACCTTGCATGAGAGCTGGGGCATCAATGAATACCCTTGA
- the lysA gene encoding diaminopimelate decarboxylase: MKIEQVDVREIALEYGTPVYVYSLETLRKFIDEIKPLAPVVRYAMKACSNIRVLKEMLAKGIKIDAVSVLEVKRALRAGFSVDDVCFTSDVFFHGEEAEYCLEKGIYTNCGTLGMLEEYGKTLKQLGRGREGVSIRINPGEGAGHSKKTNTGGPYSKHGIWYENLDDVRKICKEYGMKITGVHIHIGSGGDMEHLKRITGKLVEYAKEFPDVEIINFGGGLPYQYRTDTPQTDVTEYQPILAERVKVLEEHFGRPITCEIEPGRRFVAGCGYLIGEVRALNHTFDESGKRLDYVLTNIGFCHLLRPMAYGSYHPIWFAGDNLGDEQDLIIAGPVCESGDVLTQENEEPVPRRLPMPEPGDIIVVGGAGAYGHVMSSNYNTQPLLPEVVVDGDQALLTRRRQTLDDILQEECNS; the protein is encoded by the coding sequence ATGAAAATAGAACAGGTTGATGTCCGGGAAATTGCCCTTGAATACGGCACGCCGGTGTATGTATACAGTCTTGAAACCCTGCGGAAATTTATTGACGAAATCAAACCCCTTGCACCGGTTGTCCGTTATGCCATGAAAGCATGTTCGAATATTCGGGTGCTCAAGGAAATGCTTGCCAAAGGGATCAAGATTGACGCGGTGAGCGTGCTGGAGGTGAAGCGCGCATTGCGAGCCGGTTTTTCCGTTGACGATGTGTGCTTTACCAGTGATGTGTTTTTTCATGGAGAAGAAGCGGAGTATTGTCTTGAAAAGGGGATTTACACCAATTGTGGAACACTTGGCATGCTTGAAGAATATGGAAAAACTTTAAAACAGCTGGGACGAGGCCGCGAGGGTGTTTCTATCCGCATCAACCCCGGGGAAGGGGCCGGGCACTCCAAGAAAACGAATACAGGAGGCCCCTATAGCAAACATGGAATCTGGTATGAAAACCTGGATGATGTCAGGAAAATTTGCAAAGAATACGGAATGAAAATAACCGGGGTTCATATTCATATTGGCTCCGGGGGGGATATGGAACACCTCAAACGCATCACAGGAAAGCTTGTTGAGTATGCGAAAGAATTTCCGGATGTGGAGATAATCAATTTTGGGGGTGGTTTGCCTTATCAATACCGTACTGATACCCCCCAGACGGATGTGACTGAATACCAGCCTATTTTGGCTGAACGGGTGAAGGTACTGGAAGAACATTTTGGGCGACCGATTACCTGTGAGATCGAACCGGGCAGGCGCTTTGTTGCCGGTTGTGGTTATCTCATTGGTGAAGTAAGGGCCCTCAATCATACCTTCGATGAATCCGGGAAGCGTCTGGATTACGTTCTGACTAATATTGGTTTCTGCCATTTACTCCGGCCAATGGCTTATGGTTCCTATCACCCCATCTGGTTTGCGGGTGATAATTTAGGTGATGAGCAGGATTTGATTATTGCCGGGCCGGTTTGTGAATCGGGAGATGTGTTGACCCAGGAAAATGAGGAACCGGTGCCACGGAGACTTCCCATGCCGGAGCCGGGGGATATTATTGTCGTGGGTGGTGCAGGTGCATATGGACATGTCATGTCTTCCAACTACAACACTCAGCCCCTGCTGCCTGAAGTGGTCGTCGATGGAGATCAGGCTTTGCTCACACGAAGAAGGCAAACTCTGGATGATATTTTGCAGGAAGAGTGCAATTCCTAG
- the speA gene encoding biosynthetic arginine decarboxylase gives MDKWTIENSRELYNINGWSAGYFGINNQGHVYVKPDKTRADTIDLKSLADDIQSKGYELPALIRFSDILKSSIAQLSQAFEKAIAEHNYTGSYHGVYPIKVNQQRQVVEEIVRFGREHNFGLEAGSKPELQTILAIMDNPEALLICNGYKDQTFIRMALMGQKLGKKVFIVVERLDELNIIAQVAQELNVRPNIGLRIKLVSPGSGRWAASGGEHSKFGLGPLELVQAIEIAKREGLLDCIQLIHFHLGSQITNIRQIKRSLSEIGRFYSELHKMGCSIQYIDVGGGLGVDYDGTKSTFASSTNYSVQEYANDVVYHLWEICKEENLPHPNLISESGRAITAHHAILVFNVLDVSSFPEWDGDIEVKDDSPSVVQELHYVLEQTSNKTLTESWHDALDLKEQAQNQFLMGLICLSDKALCDRIFWGISRKVQELADRLKFLPEELKDLHQNLADKYFCNFSVFQSVPDSWAIDQVFPIIPLQRLNEKPTRDAQLMDLTCDSDGIIDEFIGDHKTARTMPVHPINPGEPYRIGIFLTGAYQEILGDLHNLFGDTHAFHVSLNKDGTWNYEQIIEGEDVADVLNYVSFRSDELAGRMAGFLIHAVQKGSITQKESDWFLKFYRDSLSGYTYLIKPSQSSGTKI, from the coding sequence ATGGACAAATGGACTATAGAAAACTCGCGAGAACTCTATAACATCAATGGATGGAGTGCAGGGTATTTTGGTATCAACAACCAAGGTCACGTATATGTGAAGCCCGACAAAACCCGGGCCGATACCATCGACCTGAAATCGCTGGCAGACGATATCCAGTCCAAAGGCTACGAACTGCCAGCCTTGATTCGGTTTTCAGACATTTTAAAATCCAGCATTGCCCAGTTGTCTCAGGCTTTTGAAAAAGCTATTGCCGAGCATAACTATACCGGAAGCTATCACGGTGTTTACCCGATCAAAGTCAACCAACAGAGGCAGGTGGTCGAAGAAATTGTCCGTTTTGGACGTGAGCATAATTTTGGCCTGGAAGCCGGATCCAAACCAGAGCTCCAGACCATCCTGGCCATCATGGATAACCCGGAAGCCCTGTTGATATGTAATGGATATAAGGACCAGACTTTTATAAGAATGGCCCTCATGGGGCAAAAACTGGGGAAAAAAGTATTTATCGTTGTAGAACGTCTCGATGAACTGAACATCATTGCTCAAGTGGCTCAAGAGTTGAATGTGCGACCCAATATTGGCCTGCGAATCAAGCTGGTCTCTCCGGGTTCAGGCCGCTGGGCCGCTTCCGGAGGTGAACATTCGAAATTCGGGCTGGGTCCATTGGAACTTGTCCAGGCTATAGAAATCGCCAAAAGAGAGGGCCTACTCGACTGCATCCAACTCATTCATTTTCATCTTGGCAGCCAGATCACCAACATTCGGCAAATCAAAAGGAGCTTGAGCGAAATCGGGCGGTTTTATTCGGAACTGCACAAAATGGGCTGCTCAATCCAATATATAGATGTTGGTGGAGGACTTGGTGTGGACTACGATGGAACAAAGTCGACATTTGCCTCAAGCACCAATTATTCGGTCCAGGAATATGCCAACGACGTGGTTTACCACCTCTGGGAAATTTGTAAGGAAGAAAACCTGCCACACCCCAACCTGATTTCAGAATCAGGCCGCGCAATCACTGCTCATCACGCGATTCTGGTGTTCAACGTGCTGGACGTATCCTCCTTCCCCGAATGGGATGGAGATATTGAAGTTAAAGACGATTCCCCATCAGTAGTTCAAGAACTGCATTATGTCCTCGAACAGACCTCAAACAAGACATTGACAGAATCCTGGCACGATGCTCTCGACCTTAAGGAACAGGCACAGAACCAGTTCTTGATGGGCCTTATTTGTCTGTCAGACAAGGCTCTTTGCGACCGCATTTTCTGGGGCATCAGCCGAAAAGTCCAGGAACTGGCCGATCGTCTAAAATTCTTGCCGGAAGAACTTAAGGATTTGCATCAAAACCTGGCCGATAAATATTTCTGCAACTTTTCCGTATTTCAGTCAGTTCCGGATTCCTGGGCAATCGACCAGGTTTTCCCCATTATTCCCCTGCAACGGTTAAACGAAAAACCGACACGAGACGCTCAGTTGATGGACCTCACTTGCGATTCGGATGGAATCATCGACGAGTTCATTGGAGACCATAAAACTGCACGCACGATGCCCGTTCATCCTATCAACCCAGGTGAACCCTATAGAATCGGTATTTTTCTAACCGGAGCTTATCAGGAAATTCTGGGTGACCTGCACAACCTGTTTGGAGATACCCATGCATTTCATGTCTCATTGAATAAGGATGGAACATGGAATTACGAACAAATCATCGAGGGCGAGGATGTCGCAGACGTTTTAAATTACGTTTCATTTCGTTCAGATGAACTGGCAGGCCGCATGGCCGGCTTCCTCATCCATGCTGTTCAAAAGGGATCGATCACACAAAAAGAATCTGACTGGTTCTTAAAATTTTATCGTGACTCCCTGTCCGGCTACACCTATCTGATCAAACCTTCCCAATCAAGCGGAACAAAAATTTAA
- a CDS encoding inositol monophosphatase, with protein sequence MTEALQVAIEAAQVAGQIQKDHANRISRIEYKGDINPVTEVDLLCEKEIISRIRGNFPDHEILAEESGQSDERNTWRWVIDPLDGTVNYAHGYPCYCVSIALEQAGQVELGVIYNPNLDELFVAQRGKGATLNGDTIKVSSTDNLLRSMLVTGFAYNVAETDHNNLDHFGNFAMECQAVRRPGSAAMDLAYVACGRFDGFWELNLHPWDYGSGWLLVTEAGGQVTRFDDEPFKMGDREILASNKLIHQLMVDVLMRGHSRG encoded by the coding sequence ATGACCGAAGCCCTGCAAGTTGCAATTGAAGCCGCTCAGGTAGCAGGCCAAATCCAGAAAGATCATGCCAACCGGATTTCCCGAATTGAATACAAGGGTGACATCAATCCCGTAACAGAGGTTGATCTTCTGTGCGAAAAGGAAATCATCTCCCGTATACGGGGCAATTTTCCAGACCACGAAATTCTTGCAGAAGAATCCGGTCAGTCTGATGAACGGAATACCTGGCGCTGGGTGATCGACCCACTGGATGGAACGGTCAATTATGCTCATGGTTACCCTTGTTACTGCGTATCCATTGCGCTGGAGCAGGCGGGACAGGTTGAGCTGGGTGTGATTTACAACCCCAATCTGGATGAGTTGTTTGTGGCACAGCGCGGGAAAGGGGCCACACTGAATGGCGACACGATCAAGGTCTCTTCAACGGATAACCTTCTTCGCAGTATGCTGGTGACCGGCTTTGCCTATAATGTCGCCGAAACCGATCACAACAATCTGGATCATTTTGGTAATTTTGCAATGGAATGCCAGGCGGTGCGAAGACCCGGGTCGGCTGCTATGGACCTGGCCTATGTCGCTTGTGGACGCTTCGATGGATTCTGGGAGTTAAACCTTCATCCCTGGGATTACGGATCCGGTTGGCTTTTGGTGACTGAAGCGGGAGGGCAGGTGACCCGGTTTGATGACGAGCCGTTTAAAATGGGTGACCGGGAGATTCTCGCTTCAAATAAATTGATCCATCAACTCATGGTTGATGTCCTTATGCGCGGGCACAGTCGGGGGTAA